The following are from one region of the Rhipicephalus microplus isolate Deutch F79 chromosome 1, USDA_Rmic, whole genome shotgun sequence genome:
- the LOC142767809 gene encoding cuticle protein 10.9-like: MDIIIQAVLFLLTISGVCSEGRYGQSGGYGGSAGGASGAPQPYSFEYDTTDELGTQLFHKEQGDASNTKTGSYGYRDANGLYRTVTYVADANGFRATVDTNEPGTLPGSSADAVFNAKPVAAGGGATGAGKVLPGRYTGSKPGAGGFGSAGGAGGPWAG, encoded by the exons ATGGATATAATAATCCAG GCTGTCCTGTTTCTCCTCACCATCTCTGGAGTCTGCTCAGAAGGGCGTTATGGCCAAAGTGGAGGGTATGGTGGCTCCGCTGGAGGCGCCTCCGGG GCTCCTCAACCATACAGTTTTGAATATGACACCACTGACGAGCTTGGCACCCAGTTGTTCCACAAAGAGCAAGGTGACGCCAGCAACACTAAGACAGGTTCATATGGTTACCGAGACGCTAACGGCCTGTATCGCACGGTCACTTACGTCGCTGATGCCAATGGATTCCGTGCTACCGTGGACACCAACGAGCCCGGAACGTTGCCGGGATCAAGCGCTGATGCTGTATTTAACGCAAAGCCTGTAGCGGCAGGCGGTGGGGCCACAGGTGCAGGAAAAGTACTTCCAGGCCGCTACACCGGATCAAAGCCAGGCGCTGGTGGATTCGGAAGTGCTGGGGGAGCCGGTGGACCCTGGGCTGGATGA